From Arthrobacter citreus, one genomic window encodes:
- a CDS encoding helix-turn-helix transcriptional regulator, giving the protein MYLSWLPAKGRQLVSNQSFIIANNIQSIFDNQGKNQKKVTELTGVGRSTISNIWNGEVPTLENLIRIWLALVNHQ; this is encoded by the coding sequence ATGTACCTTTCATGGTTACCAGCAAAAGGTAGACAGTTGGTATCAAATCAATCTTTTATTATAGCGAATAACATTCAAAGTATATTTGATAATCAAGGTAAAAACCAAAAGAAAGTTACAGAATTAACTGGTGTAGGTAGAAGTACTATCAGTAATATCTGGAACGGTGAGGTTCCTACCTTAGAAAATTTAATTCGAATTTGGCTAGCTTTAGTAAACCACCAATAG